In Asticcacaulis sp. MM231, the genomic window ACGCCGATATCAAGGCCAGCGGCTTCAAGGGGACGTTTTCTGAGTTCCAGACCTTTCTACGCACCGATCCCCAATTCCGCGCCACGTCGCCGGAGGACTACTACAATCAGGTCAGCGGCATCCTGATCCGTGCCCAAGGTCTGTTGCCGCGCTATTTCCGCACCCTGCCACGTTTGCCGGTGACGGTGCACGAGGTGGACCCCCAGCTTAAAAGCTCGTCGTCGGGCTATAATCCCGGCAGCCTGGTGCAGGGCGTGCCCGGCACGGTGATCATCAATACCGATCATCTCGATCAGAGCCCGACCTATGGCCTGACCGCCTGGGCCATGCACGAGGGCGTGCCGGGCCACCATCTCCAGATCGCTCTGGCGCAGGAGAATGATGCCCTGCCGATGTTCCGCCGCCGTGACGATATCAACGCCTATGTCGAAGGCTGGGCGCTTTACAGCGAGCACCTCGGTGTCGAGATGGGCATGTACCGCACGCCCTACGAGGATTTCGGCCGGCTGTCGCTGGAGATGTGGCGCGCCTGTCGTCTGGTGGTCGACACGGGCATGCACGTCCTGGGCTGGAACCGCGAACAGGCCATGGCCTGCCTGCGCGACAATACCGGCATGAGCGAACGCTCGATCCAGAACGAGGTTGATCGCTATATCGGCTGGCCTGGGCAAGCGCTGGGTTATAAGCTGGGCGAAATCCGCATCCGGCAATTGCGAGCCAAGGCAGAGGACGCCCTTGGCCCCAGATTCGACCTGCGCGATTTCCATGATCAGATATTGAAGAACGGCCCCGTGCCGCTCGATATCCTGTCGCAACAGGTTAATCAGTGGATAGAAACGCAAAGGTCAGGCGATAAATCCTAGGGAATGCGCAAAACCCTTGGTTTCTTTGCTTTATTCACAGGCAATGCGTTTTTGCGTGTTGACTCATCGGTCTCATCTCCTTAGAAGCCGGTCTCCCGACTGAGGGGCTTTGGACGCGACGACATGAGGAACCGGAAACGGTTATGATTTAAGTCTTTCCGAGGGTTTTTGGTTGGGGCGACAGATTGGTTTTGATAGAGTTTTCGGTAACGACATTCTTTTAAAAAACTGGTTGACTCGTTTGCGGTGTTTCCCTAGAAACGCCGCTCCGCTGAAGGGGCTTTCGGATGTTTCCGGTTGTTGATTTAGCGGTGTTGGTTGTCGAGAAAATCTTTTTGAAAAGAAACGCTTGACACTAAAAAATGATGCGGTATAAGCGCCGCTCTCTTCGATAACGAGATTAAGTTGTCGCTCCGGATGGTTTAACCGCCGTTCGGTGTATCTGCTTTTTGCGCTCTATTGGTGAGCAGCAATTACGGTCTTTGACATTGTTATATTTGGAAAGGGAATCGCAGGCGGCGGTGTTCTTGCGGAAGTGTTGAGATACATTTCCATACGACACTAATTTGTTTGCGGTCTCTTTAAAAAGACAACCATTAAGGTTGGTCTGGCTTCGGCTTGATCGACCTTTGTGGGAACTCGTTAATAATTAGATTTACGCAATGTAACGCAGTAACGGATGCCTTCGGGTATCCACATAATGCTTATGAGCAGATTAAGGTCAAAACAACCTGAGAGTTTGATCCTGGCTCAGAGCGAACGCTGGCGGCAGGCCTAACACATGCAAGTCGAACGCACCTTCGGGTGAGTGGCGGACGGGTGAGTAACACGTGGGAACGTACCTTTTGGTTCGGAATAACGCAGGGAAACTTGTGCTAATACCGAATGTGCCCTTCGGGGGAAAGATTTATCGCCATTAGAGCGGCCCGCGTTAGATTAGCTAGTTGGTGAGGTAAAGGCTCACCAAGGCTACGATCTATAGCTGGTCTGAGAGGATGATCAGCCACACTGGGACTGAGACACGGCCCAGACTCCTACGGGAGGCAGCAGTGGGGAATCTTGCGCAATGGGCGAAAGCCTGACGCAGCCATGCCGCGTGAATGATGAAGGTCTTAGGATTGTAAAATTCTTTCAGTAGGGACGATAATGACGGTACCTACAGAAGAAGCCCCGGCTAACTTCGTGCCAGCAGCCGCGGTAATACGAAGGGGGCTAGCGTTGCTCGGAATTACTGGGCGTAAAGGGAGCGTAGGCGGGTTATCAAGTTGGAGGTGAAAGCCCAGGGCTCAACCTTGGAATTGCCTTCAAAACTGATAGCCTAGAGTATGATAGAGGTAAGTGGAACTCCGAGTGTAGAGGTGAAATTCGTAGATATTCGGAAGAACACCAGTGGCGAAGGCGACTTACTGGATCATGACTGACGCTGAGGCTCGAAAGCGTGGGGAGCAAACAGGATTAGATACCCTGGTAGTCCACGCTGTAAACGATGATTGCTAGTTGTCGGACGGCATGCCGTTCGGTGACGCAGCTAACGCATTAAGCAATCCGCCTGGGGAGTACGGTCGCAAGATTAAAACTCAAAGGAATTGACGGGGGCCCGCACAAGCGGTGGAGCATGTGGTTTAATTCGAAGCAACGCGCAGAACCTTACCACCTTTTGACATGCCTGGACATCATGGGAGACCATGCTTTCTCTTCGGAGACTGGGACACAGGTGCTGCATGGCTGTCGTCAGCTCGTGTCGTGAGATGTTGGGTTAAGTCCCGCAACGAGCGCAACCCTCGCTGTTAGTTGCCATCATTAAGTTGGGAACTCTAACAGGACTGCCGGTGCTAAGCCGGAGGAAGGTGGGGATGACGTCAAGTCCTCATGGCCCTTACAGGGTGGGCTACACACGTGCTACAATGGCGACTACAGAGGGCAAATCCCTAAAAGTCGTCTCAGTTCGGATCGTCCTCTGCAACTCGAGGGCGTGAAGTTGGAATCGCTAGTAATCGCGGATCAGCATGCCGCGGTGAATACGTTCCCGGGCCTTGTACACACCGCCCGTCACACCATGGGAGTTGGTTCTACCCGAAGGCGCTGCGCTAACCCGTAAGGGAGGCAGGCGACCACGGTAGGGTCAGCGACTGGGGTGAAGTCGTAACAAGGTAGCCGTAGGGGAACCTGCGGCTGGATCACCTCCTTTCTAAGGATATTCCTCCAGTGCTCACGCACTATTGGGATGTCACTTAAAACTAATATATGCGGTTCGCCGCCGTCTTCGTTTCTCTTTCCAATACGCAATCACCCCGAAGGATATTTGGTCCTGGCAGGATGGTTGTGCATCGTAAGCCACGGTCTGAACTGACCTTGCGCTTCTGCCTTTGGGCCCGTAGCTCAGTTGGTTAGAGCGCACGCTTGATAAGCGTGAGGTCACAAGTTCAAATCTTGTCGGGCCTACCAAAGGGGCCATAGCTCAGTTGGTAGAGCGCCTGCTTTGCAAGCAGGATGTCGTCGGTTCGAATCCGTCTGGCTCCACCAGGGCCACAGGCCCTGGACCCATAACTCGATAGCGCCAAGTTCAGGCAGCTGTGAGTTGGCTAACAAGCTTACGATGCGTTTCAAGTTTGTTCGATGATGAGGGTAACCTCTTCGTCGAACGGTCCCAGGTGCTTGCACCTGGTGGAAATTGTAAATGAAGGGTTTCTCCGGCATGTTCATAGCTTTAGGAGATATCCGAGAAGACATTGTCTGACAAAAGATCTCAGTACAACCGCCTGTTCCCTACTTCTTTCCAAGGGGCAGGATGGTGAGATCTAAAAACTCTTATGTTGACACTGCATCAGCGTTCTCCCCTAGGGAACGTGCCTACGACAAGGGCCTGGTGATGTATGTGTTGTTGTAAACATAAGTTTCATTGAGAACGATCAAGCGTTAAAGGGCTTCTGACGGATGCCTTGGCGTAGAGAGGCGATGAAGGACGTAGCAAGCTGCGATAAGATGCGGGGAGGCGCTAGCACCCATTGATCCGCATATTTCCGAATGGGGAAACCCACCTTTACGGCTCTCTCATTTATCCAAACCTTCTGGTTTGGTTAGATGAGTTAGTTGTTGAAAGGTATAATAAGCTGAATACATAGGCTTATTAAGCAAACCCGGTGAACTGAAACATCTCAGTAACCGGAGGAAAGGACATCAACCGAGACTTCCCTAGTAGTGGCGAGCGAACGGGAACCAGGCCAGTGCTCTTGTGACATAAAGCCGAACGATCTGGAAAGGTCGACCATAGCGGGTGACAGTCCCGTAGGCGTCAAATAGCAAGAGACTCGAGTAGGGCGGGACACGTGAAATCCTGTCTGAACATGGGGGGACCACCCTCCAAGCCTAAGTACTCCTCTACGACCGATAGTGAACAAGTACCGTGAGGGAAAGGTGAAAAGCACCCCGACAAGGGGAGTGAAACAGATCCTGAAATCGGAAGCCTACAAGCAGTCGGAGCCCCCCAGCGGGGTGACGGCGTACCTTTTGTATAATGGGTCAGCGACTTCATGTGCCGAGCAAGCTTAAGCCGTTAGGTGTAGGCGTAGCGAAAGCGAGTTTGAATAGAGCGTTAAGTTCGTCGCATGACGACCCGAAACTAGGTGATCTATCCATGAGCAGGATGAAGGTTGGGTAACACCAACTGGAGGTCCGAACACGTGAATGTTGAAAAATTCTGTGATGACTTGTGGATAGGGGTGAAAGGCCAATCAAACCTAGACATAGCTGGTTCTCCGCGAAATCTATTTAGGTAGAGCGTCGAATGTATTCCTTGGGGGGTAGAGCACTGGATGGATGCGGGCTGCGCGAGCGGTACCAATTCTAACCAAACTCCGAATACCCAAGAGAACTGTTCGGCAGACACACTGTGGGTGCTAACGTCCATGGTGAAAAGGGAAACAACCCTAACCTGCATCTAAGGCCCCCAAATTATGGCTAAGTGGGAAACGATGTGGGATTGCTTTGACAATCAGGAGGTTGGCTTAGAAGCAGCCATCCTTTAAAGATAGCGTAACAGCTCACTGATCAAGCGATCCTGCGCGGAAAATGTAACGGGGCTAAAGCCATGTGCCGAAGATCAGGGCTCCTTCGGGAGCGGTAGCGGAGCGTTCTGTAAGCCTGTGAAGGTCAATCGTGAGGTTGGCTGGAGGTATCAGAAGTGAGAATGCTGACATGAGTAGCGATAAAGAGTGTGAGAGACACTCTCGCCGAAAGACCAAGGGTTCCTACGTAAAGCTAATCTGCGTAGGGTTAGCCAGCCCCTAAGGCGAGGCCGAAAGGCGTAGTCGATGGGAACCAGGTAAATATTCCTGGGCCAGTATGAAGTGACGGATGAGGTAACTTGTGAGGGCTTATTGGATTGCTCCTTGCAGGGAACTTGTCCCTGGAAATAACTCATACAGAGACTGTACCCGAAACCGACACAGGTGGTCAGGTAGAGTATACCAAGGCGCTTGAGAGAACTATGCTGAAGGAACTCGGCAAATTACACGCGTAACTTCGGGATAAGCGTGACTTGTATTTGGGCAACCAGATGTAAGTGGCACAGGCTAGGGGGTAGCGACTGTTTATCAAAAACACAGGGCTCTGCGAAGCTGTAAAGCGACGTATAGGGTCTGACGCCTGCCCGGTGCCGGAAGGTTAAAAGGAGTGGTGCAAGCTGCGAATTGAAGCCCCGGTAAACGGCGGCCGTAACTATAACGGTCCTAAGGTAGCGAAATTCCTTGTCGGGTAAGTTCCGACCTGCACGAATGGCGTAACGACTTCCCCACTGTCTCCAGCATAGGCTCAGCGAAATTGAATTCCCCGTGAAGATGCGGGGTTCCCGCGGTCAGACGGAAAGACCCTATGAACCTTTACTATAGCTTCGCCTTGGCGTTAGCAGCAACATGTGTAGGATAGGTGGGAGGCTATGAAGCGAGGGCGCCAGTTCTCGTGGAGCCATCCTTGAAATACCACCCTTATTGCTGTTGACGTCTAACCGAGATCCGTTATCCGGATCCGGGACATGGCGTGGTGGGTAGTTTGACTGGGGCGGTCGCCTCCCAAAGTGTAACGGAGGCGCGCGATGGTGGGCTCAGAACGGTCGGAAATCGTTCGACGAGTGCAATGGCATAAGCCCGCCTGACTGCGAGACTGACAAGTCGAGCAGAGACGAAAGTCGGCCATAGTGATCCGGTGGTCCTGCGTGGAAGGGCCATCGCTCAACGGATAAAAGGTACTCTAGGGATAACAGGCTGATTTTGCCCAAGAGTCCATATCGACGGCAAAGTTTGGCACCTCGATGTCGGCTCATCACATCCTGGGGCTGGAGCAGGTCCCAAGGGTATGGCTGTTCGCCATTTAAAGTGGTACGTGAGCTGGGTTCAGAACGTCGTGAGACAGTTTGGTCCCTATCTGCCGTGGGTGTACGAGACTTGAGAGGATCTGTCCCTAGTACGAGAGGACCGGGATGGACATACCTCTGGTGGACCTGTCGTGGCGCCAGCCGCGCAGCAGGGTAGCTAAGTATGGAATAGATAACCGCTGAAAGCATCTAAGCGGGAAACTAGCCTCAAAACAAGGTCTCGCTGAGGATCGTGGTAGACCACCACGTTGATAGGCTGGGTGTGGAAGCTCCGTGAGGAGTGAAGCTAACCAGTACTAATAATCCGATAGGCTTGATCGTTCCTCAATCAAATTTATGGAACAACATCAACATACACTGAAATTAATGTCATACCTGCTTGCCGCCTTAATCAGCCGGGCAAGCACGTTTAGCGCTAAAAGCGCACGCAATGTCTTCTCAAAACCCCTGTAATCTGTTGACCTGGTGGCTATGCCGGAAGGTCCCCACCCGATCCCATTCCGAACTCGGTCGTTAAGCCTTCCTGGGCCGATGGTACTTTGTCTTAAGTCACGGGAGAGTAGGTCGTCGCCAGGTCTACAGATTACAGAGGTTTATAGTGCTGAAAAGCACAGCCCTTCATTACAAATACACACTCGACCGTCAGGCCATTCGCTTGGCGGTCGTTTGTGTTTCTTACATATGGATCCGCTTCAAAGTACCCAAGGGCTAAGCCCGAGGAAAACCTGAAAGTGATGTTGGTGACGCGGGGTGGAGCAGCCCGGTAGCTCGTCAGGCTCATAACCTGAAGGTCGTCAGTTCAAATCTGGCCCCCGCAACCAATATTTATAACAACAATATCAAATAGATAGCCGCCTCACAAGGCGGCTTTTATGTGTCCGAAATCCACCTTCGGCTACCGCATAGCTACCATTTGAATCAAAAAGACACACACGGAAAAATGTGAACAAGGGTGGACGGTGAAGTCGGCCTGAGTTGGCCCTATCCGGACCTGGCGCAATTTGATCGACACCGGAAAAGCGGACCTTCCAGCGATCTTCCAGAGTTGGATCTGTTAGCCGATCATCCTGTGCCTTGCTTTCAACTAGTCAAACGATATAGTCTAAAATGGCTAGCTGTGGCTGGAGTTTGGGGGGGGGGAATGGGCCGATTACAAACGCGTATGCTGTTTGCGTCACGTATTGGGTTTGTGACTTTGTGCATGTTGACGGTGGCAGGTATCGCCTCTGCAGGGGATAAAATTCTGTATGAAGCCCCCGCCGGCTGGGTGAAAATTGTGGAATTGCCCAAACCGGATCCAGCGTACAGTGGGGCTCCCGGACAAATTCTCTTGCAAAACATGCAGGTGAATTTTTCTGATGACGGCACCAATACATATTTTACGGAAGTCGCTCTTCATATACAGACGCCTGCCGGCCTTCAGGCTGCGCAGGCGTTTGTTGTCTGGAACCCTGAGACCGACGAAGCAGCGGTTCACAAACTACAAATCATTCGAGGCGACCAGGTTATCGACGTGCTGGCCAGCGGCCAGACTTTTACGACGCTACGGCGGGAACAGAACCTCGACCGGGCGATGCTCGACGGCAATTTGACGGGGGTGCTACAGCCGGAAGGCCTTCGTGTCGGTGACACCATGGTGTTTGCATCTTCCATCAGGCGGCTTGATCCGGCCATGGGCGGAAACAATGAGGCTGTCTTGCAGGGACTGTCTGCCAACCCGGTTGTCCAGCAGTCGATACGCGCGACCTGGCTAGGCCAATCGGTGCGTTGGCGTCAGAGCGACGACCTGCATGGAAAAGTAATTCAGAGTGCAGACACCCGGACCTTCACGATGGACCGATCTCATGTGGTGGCGAAGGAATTGCAGGGAGATGCGCCCGCAAGGTTCAATCAATTTGGTTTGATTGAATTCTCACAATTCGCCACTTGGCAGGACCTGTCGAAACTGCTTGCTCCGCGCTACGACAAGGCGACGGTTCTGACGCCTAACTCTCCCCTTATGAAGGAGGCAGCCACCATCCGAGCGGCCTCAAACGATCCGAAGGTGCGGGCCGCGATGGCCTTGCAACTTGTCGAAAATCAAGTCCGTTATGTTTTTCTAGGCGTGAATTTGGGGGGATATACGCCAGCCGATGCCGACAGCACCTGGCAAAGGCGGTTTGGTGACTGCAAAGGCAAGACAGCTTTGCTCATCGCCCTCTTAAAAGTATTGGATATCAAAGCCGAGCCTGCCCTTGTAAGCACGGACGGAGGTGATGGGCTTGACCAAAGATTACCTAGTTTTGAGCTTTTCGACCATGTCGTCGTGCGAGCCGAGATCGAGGGCAATATTTACTGGATGGATGGCACTCGTCTGGGCGATACCAAACTTGACAGCTTGCCTGTACCGGCCTTGCGTTGGGCGCTGCCGATCAGTGATGCGGGCGCTACCTTAGAGGCCCTGCCAACAAAGCCGCTTGCACAACCTACCTCTGATACCTTTCTGCGGCTGGATGCCTCTGCAGGCCTAGATGTAACGGCCCTGGCCCATGCCGAAGCGGTTTTCAGGGGGGACACGGCGGTCCAGTTCAATATGGCATTGATGTCTATTCCTGCAGGCGACCGCGACAAGGGGCTGAGAGCATACTGGAACGGTCAATACGACTGGATTGAGCCGCGTAAGGTGTCCGCAGTCTTTGATCAGGCCACGGGCGAGGAGCGCCTCACCATGGATGGCGCTGCCAAGATGGAGTGGAAAGAAAGCGAAGATGGCAAAACCTGGCGCTACCAGACCGACATCATGAATATCGGCTGGTCATATAGCGCGAAACGCGAAGCAGGACAAAAGCGTGATATTCCGATCGTTATAAACTTCCCATACTTTCAGAGGACGCGCGAAGAGATTGTATTGCCTAAGCGTGGCGATGGGTTCACGACAGAAGGCGGCGATGTCGACCGGACGGACGGCGGCAGTGAGTTCAGGCGAACGATCGCCATGAAGGACGGAACCCTTTTTCTGGAATCGTCTAAGCGGGCGCTTGTCTCTGAAATAAGCTATGCTGACGCGATGGAAGTGGACAAAGCACTGACGGACCTGTGGGCTAAAGAGGTTATCCTGGTAGCGCCAAGGCGATACCACAAGGATACCGCGACAAAACCAAATCCGGAAACAACTGCTAATGCGTCGCCGGCGGATTCAGTGGACGACCTTTTGGCACAAGGCAAGAATTTCGCATCTCAGAACAAAATCGACGAGGCTTTGGTGGCCTACAACAAAGTGCTGCGCCTGGATGATCACAATGTGGCGGCTTTACAGGGGCGCGCCACTATCTTGGGGATGAGAGGGAACTTCGCCGCTGCTGCGGCGGACTATGAGCTAGCCCTTAAGCTGGACCCGACGCAGTGGATAACGCTCAATGGGCTGGGGGCTGCACGTCTTTCACAGGCTAGGTATGATGAGGCCATCGCCGCCTTTACCGCAGCATTGGACCTTTACCCCAACGATGTCATGGCGTTAATCTTCAGGGCTCGAGCGCATGTGGCCCAAAAAAAATTCGATCTGGCGCGCCAGGACGCAAAGTCCGCTAAGGATCTTTATGGTGAGCAGGCAGAAATATTGGTGTTGGAAGCTGATATCGAGGTTGCTGATAAACGTGTAGACGTTGCCAGAGATATTATTCGCCAGGGACTGTTGAAAAATCCCGAAGATTTCGATCTTCATGAAAAAATGGCTTCCCTTCTCGAAAACTGCACTGCGCTTGATGCTGACCAATGTGCTGAGTCCAAGAAGGGGGCGGTAGATGAATATGACGCCATCATTGCCCTCAAGCCCAGTGCCTGGGCTTTCTCAATGCGAGCGCAAGATCGTCCGAAGGCCGATCGGAAAAAGAGGCTTGAAGACATTGATGCCGGCATAAAAGCAGACCCTAAATCAACGCTCCCATTGCTCGTGCGTGCGGCCATCCTAATCAACGAAGACAAAGCCTATGACCAGGCATTGACGGACCTCGATGCGGCGGTAAAGCTCAATCCGAAGGATAGCCAGCCATATAGCATTCGCAGCGGGGTGTATTTCAAGCTCGGAAAACCCGAACTCGCCCTGGCAGATCTGGAAGCGGTAAAGCGCATTAACCCACAGCAGCCATGGGCTTTCAACGCGAGCTGCTGGAGCCGAGCAACTCATAATACGGAGCTGGACAAGGCGTTGGTCGACTGTGATATGGCAGTCAAAATGGCACCGCAGGCGCCAGCTTATTTAGATAGCCGTGCCTTTGTGAAGATGCGTCTTGGCCAACTCGATGAGGCCTTGACAGATTACAATTCGGTGCTCGCGCTTCAGCCGGACATGGCTCCGTCCCTTTATGGGCGTGGTCTTGTCAAGCTTCGAATGGGGGACAAGGCTGGAGGCAACTCGGATATCGCTGCTGCGCGCAAGAAAGTCGCCAAAATTGACGAGCAGTTTACTGAGTATGGTTTAAAACCATAATGTTGCGCCTTTTTCCGGGGGGAAGCGCAGTCAGCCCGATCTGTCGTCTTGATATTAGCTGACAGGCATCGCTCATGTCCAGTTGCGGGCCGACCACACAAACAAATGCAGCGGGTCTGGAATGGGCGCACAGGTGCCGTGTGTAATTCCGCCCATGTCGCGCGCGATTCGGGAAATCGATCTAGCGTCTCGTTCCGTACTCTTGCAGCCCGCTCGTTCTAAGCGTAGGAATTCATGTGAGTTGCTATTTGGGGGGGCATCATGTCGAGTACAGAAGAACGTTGGCGGCGCGAGCTCAACGCGGACGAAAAACTCTTATGGTCGGGGACACCTATCCAGGGCCTTCGCTTTCATCAGAGCGATTTTCTTCTCGTGCCTTTTAGCTTAATGTGGGGCGGCTTCGCCTTCTTCTGGGAGGCTAGTGTCCTCTATAGCTCCGGCGTTCGAGTCTCAGTCTCACCACCCTATATTACCGGCACTTTTTTTAGTTTTATGGCCCTCTGGGGAATACCGTTCTGCCTAGTTGGCTTGTACGTGATATTCGGCCGTTTCTTTTTTGACGCGGCAGCACGCGCAAACACAGTTTACGCAGTGACAGACCGTAGAATCATCATTGTTGCTCGTACTTCAGTCCGATCCTTGGCTTTCGGTACCTTGCCGCAGCTCGAACTGAAAGAAGGCAGCAACGGTCGCGGCTCGATCATATTTGGAGAATCGAGCTTCTTCATGGGAGCTGGATGGCCGGCATGGGGAAATCGTCGTTATAGTCGGCCCATGACGTTCGATGGAATTTCCAAGGTGCGAGAGGTTTATACATTGATAATAGACGCAGCGCACAAGGTCAGTGGTCGTTAGCCTCGATTGCTTCCGCTTTTGGGAATCGAAAGTTGAAGCGCTATATGTTCAGTTGCAATTCCGCAATAGGCGCAATCCGGCCTTGCATCTCGGCCGTGAAGCCTAGCTTAAGGGCGATATCCTCGGGGCCTTAAGTTGCGCCCTGTGGCTGAAAGTTGTTGTCCACTTTTAAGCCACTGTCTTAGCGCCAATTATAGGAGAAGCTCGAATGAAAGTCCTGTTCGCGATTCTGACAATTGGACTTTCGCTCATTGCTGCGCTTCCTCTCGCAGCGCAGGTGCCGTGTTTGGCGGGCAAGCAAAAAGCTTTAATCGAGGGTCATTTCAGTGGTCCAGTAATATGTTCAGCACGAGATGCGACCTTTGCCTTGGTCGGCCGAACATCTGGGAACGGATTTTCAATATATGACTATCGATTTAGATTCCTCCCTCAAGGGGGAAACGTCATGCATGGCGGCCAAAGGATCGTTGTATTCCAGCATGGCAGATACCTCGGCCAGTATATGTTGTCTCCGCCGCCCTTTTCGACGCTAACCGTTGACGGATCGCATGTCGTCGTAACGAAAATGGGGCACCTGGAGAATGATGTGCTCGATTTTTCAGCAGGGCCGGCTAAAGAGGCATTTCTGGATGGGCAGATTGAACAATTCGCCCGCTAAGCATGTCTTTCAAGGGCGAATACCGCCAAGGCCGGTAACCCGCCGACATTGCCCATTCTTGATCTCCCCGGCCGTATAAGAAGAAGTCCTCAATGACCGCTTGCGGGCGCTCTGTCGTTCGAACTCGGCAGTTGTCCGGATTGGTATAGGGTTATCGGATGCCTGCCGAGCGCCGACGTTGATCCAATCCTGAAGGCAGGCGTCGGATAAGCCTCCAGGGAGGAAGCCGCGGGAATGTCGAGCTTTGATTATGCCAGCCTATGGGGATTTGGTAAGTTTGGCACTTGGGGTGATGCCCATTTGAGCCTTTTTATGCATCCCGTTGGTTGCGAAGACGATCACAGAGTGTGGCTTTTGATAGGTTCTCTGCCAACTGCTATCGGCTGACTGGCCCAGGCATTGACCGGAACGCCAATTTGGCAACGACGGTGCCGATCGCTGTCTTTTAAGACAGCGGCACATTGCCCAACATGCGTTGTTCTGTTGCGCGATAGCGTCAGTCATGATGTGTCGATCCGGATTTTAGGTACGGGCTGATGCCGGGGCAAACACCCGCGCGCGAAGGTTTCGATCATGACCATACGCCCCCCGCAACAGCGGCAAGGATTGGGGCGTGATGGGAGCTCGTTATCATTCGCGGGCTCTGGTTCAGTTGGACATTGTGGTTCCGGCACATTGAGCAATTTGCGCGCCCGCGCGATATTCTCAGTCCGGCCACCATTGGCGAACAAGCCGTAATGGCGGATGCGATGGAATCCACTGGGAAGCACATGGATAAGGAAGCGACGGATAAATTCGTTAGGGGATAGCGTCATGACCTTGGCCTGGTCTTTGCCGCTGGCCCGGTAGTCTTTCCATTTAAAGGTTATCCCGGCATCGTTGATGGCGATCAGTCGTGAGTTGCCGATGGCAACGCGATGGGTATACCGCGACAAGTAAGCCAAGACAGCTTCTGGTCCGCCAAAGGGTCTCTTCGAATAGACGACCCACTCGGTTCTTCGAAGTGGTGCGAGATAGTCATTGAAGGTGTCTGGATCTGCCAATCTGGCGAGTTCATTGAAGACCTGAAGTCGCCCTTCGTTGTGTGCGGCCTTGAGCTTTTCCAAAAACAATCGGCGAAACAGGCGTGAGAGAACCCGGACGGGCAGGAAGAAGCCGGGGCGGCAGGCAATCCAGCTCAGGCCATCGCGTGATATGCCCCCTCCAGGCACGATGATGTGGACATGGGGATGGTGGGTCAAGGCCGATCCCCAGGTGTGAAGCACGCCTGTCACACCGATCTTTGCGCCCAGATGCTTGGGATCTCCAGCGATGGTGATGAGCGTTTGCGATGCGGCCTTGAACAGGATGTCGTAAACGACGGCTTTGTTCTGATAGGCGATGTCGGCGATAGCTGCCGGGAGGGTGAAGACGACGTGATAATAGGGAACCGGCAAAAGTTCGGCTTCACGATCTGCCAACCATTGCTTGGCGGCCATTGCCTGACACTTTGGGCAGTGCCGGTTGCGGCAGGAGTTGTAGAAAATAAGCAGGTGCGCGCAATCCATACACGCCTCGACATGGCCCCCAAGGGCTGCCGTTCGGCAAGAACTCGATGGCGGACATGACCTTCAATTGTCCAAGACTGATCCGTCCGGCGTTGGCGGATCGCCAAGCCGAGCCAAAGCGGCGGAAGATATCCGCGACCTCCAGTGTTGGGCGTGACACGGAATCTACCGGTCA contains:
- a CDS encoding tetratricopeptide repeat protein, which codes for MGRLQTRMLFASRIGFVTLCMLTVAGIASAGDKILYEAPAGWVKIVELPKPDPAYSGAPGQILLQNMQVNFSDDGTNTYFTEVALHIQTPAGLQAAQAFVVWNPETDEAAVHKLQIIRGDQVIDVLASGQTFTTLRREQNLDRAMLDGNLTGVLQPEGLRVGDTMVFASSIRRLDPAMGGNNEAVLQGLSANPVVQQSIRATWLGQSVRWRQSDDLHGKVIQSADTRTFTMDRSHVVAKELQGDAPARFNQFGLIEFSQFATWQDLSKLLAPRYDKATVLTPNSPLMKEAATIRAASNDPKVRAAMALQLVENQVRYVFLGVNLGGYTPADADSTWQRRFGDCKGKTALLIALLKVLDIKAEPALVSTDGGDGLDQRLPSFELFDHVVVRAEIEGNIYWMDGTRLGDTKLDSLPVPALRWALPISDAGATLEALPTKPLAQPTSDTFLRLDASAGLDVTALAHAEAVFRGDTAVQFNMALMSIPAGDRDKGLRAYWNGQYDWIEPRKVSAVFDQATGEERLTMDGAAKMEWKESEDGKTWRYQTDIMNIGWSYSAKREAGQKRDIPIVINFPYFQRTREEIVLPKRGDGFTTEGGDVDRTDGGSEFRRTIAMKDGTLFLESSKRALVSEISYADAMEVDKALTDLWAKEVILVAPRRYHKDTATKPNPETTANASPADSVDDLLAQGKNFASQNKIDEALVAYNKVLRLDDHNVAALQGRATILGMRGNFAAAAADYELALKLDPTQWITLNGLGAARLSQARYDEAIAAFTAALDLYPNDVMALIFRARAHVAQKKFDLARQDAKSAKDLYGEQAEILVLEADIEVADKRVDVARDIIRQGLLKNPEDFDLHEKMASLLENCTALDADQCAESKKGAVDEYDAIIALKPSAWAFSMRAQDRPKADRKKRLEDIDAGIKADPKSTLPLLVRAAILINEDKAYDQALTDLDAAVKLNPKDSQPYSIRSGVYFKLGKPELALADLEAVKRINPQQPWAFNASCWSRATHNTELDKALVDCDMAVKMAPQAPAYLDSRAFVKMRLGQLDEALTDYNSVLALQPDMAPSLYGRGLVKLRMGDKAGGNSDIAAARKKVAKIDEQFTEYGLKP